The Acidimicrobiales bacterium region GCCGTCCCGACGCCACCGCTGACGAGGTAGAAGCCGCCGCCCGGGTAGCCCGGGCCGACGGGTTCATCCGCGATATGGACGGCGGGTACGACGAGGTGGTCGGAGAGCGGGGCTACACGCTGTCCGGCGGACAACGTCAACGGGTCTCCATAGCCCGTGCCGTGCTGACCAACCCGCGGATCCTGATCTTGGACGACGCCACCAGCGCCGTAGACGTACGAACCGAGGAGGGTATCCACCAGGCGTTGGCCGGAATCCTCGAGGACCGGACCACACTGGTCATTGCTCACCGACTGTCCACGATCAACCTGGCCGACCGGGTGGTGCTCCTGGAAGACGGCCGCATCGTGGCCAACGGCACCCACAGCCACCTGATGGTCACCGAGCCCCGGTATGCGGCCATCGTGGCCCAGGGCGAGGACCCCGGAGAGGACGCCTGATGGGCGGCCACCACGGGTTCTTCACTGGGCCGACCTCAGTCCAAGCCAACGCCCAAGCCGGACTGCCGTTCGCCGAGGTCCCCGAGGAACTCCGGAGCCGTATCGAGGAAGTTCTACGCCACGAGCCCGAGCATCCGGAACCGGTGGTTGCCTTCTCCCACCACGACTGGGACCGGCGTCCCTTCGGGCTTCGGACCTTTCTCGCCCCCCACGCCGGCGGCCTCCTGATGGCCCTCCTCCTGGTCGTAGTGGAGGCCGGGTTGCTGCACCTAGGTCCGCTGCTCACCCAGATCGGTATCGACCAGGGCGTCATGCCCCGGGACCGCGGGGTACTGGTAACAGTCGCCCTGGCCTACGTCGGAGCCGTGGGCCTCTCGACGGTGGCCTCCTGGCTGCGGACCCGGTTCACTGGCCGCCTCGGCGAGCGCCTTGTCTACGAGCTCCGGCTTCGGGTCTTCAGCCACTTCCAACGCCAGTCTCTGGACTTCTTCACCGGGGAGAAATCGGGCGTCCTGATGACCCGGATGACCAGCGACATCGAAGCTCTCACCACTCTGATGCAAGAGGGGCTGGTCAACTTCGCCGTCCAAGCCATGACCCTCATCGTGATCACCGTCTACCTGGTCATCCTGGACCCGACACTTGCCGTGGTCTGTCTCCTGACCGTCATTCCCGTCAACGTGGTGCTCACCCTGTGGTTTCGACGGGTGTCACTCATCGGCTACCTGCGGGTTCGTGATCGGATCGCCGACGTGCTGGCCAACCTGTCGGAAAGCCTGGCGGGGATACGGGTGATCGCCGCCTTCAACCGACGAGACCACGACGTGGCCCGCCACCAACGGGTTATCGACGACCACCTGGAGGCCAACCTGTATACGGGACGGGCCCAGGCCCTGTTCGGGCCGGGGACTGAGTCGATCGGGATCGCCACACAAGCCGTAGTCCTCCTGGTCGGCGGTCGGATGGCGCTTCGGGGCGAGGTAACCATCGGCGAACTGACCGCCTTCCTGCTCTTCCTGACGTCGTTCTTCGCGCCGGTCCAAACGCTCGTCCAGCTCTATAACCAATACCAACAGGGCAGCGCCGCCGTGGTGAAGCTGCGAGACCTGCTAGCCACCGAACCCACGGTGGCCGAGCGAGCCGACGCCGTGGATCTTCCCCCAATCAGAGGCGACATCCATCTGGACTCGGTGACATTCGGATACGACCCGGACCATCTGGTGCTCCGGGAAGTCGACCTGCACCTGTCGGCAGGCGAAGTCCTGGCGGTGGTGGGCCCTACCGGGGCCGGAAAGTCAACCATCGCCAAGCTCATCATCCGCTTCCACGATCCGACGTTCGGCCACGTGACCATCGATGGGCACGATCTGCGGGAGGTGTCCATCGACTCGCTGAGGCGCCAGCTCGGCGTTGTCCCCCAGGAGCCATTCCTGTTCAACGGAACGATCCGGGACAACGTGGCCTTTGCCCGCCCGACTGCCACCCGTGAAGAGGTGTGGGAGGCCTGTCGGGCCGTCGGACTCCAGGGGCTGGTGGACCGGATGCCGGACGGCATAGACACCCCGATCCACGAGCGGGGGGCGTCGCTGTCGGCCGGTGAGCGCCAACTGGTGGCCCTGGCCCGAGCCTTCCTGGCCCGTCCCCGGGTGCTGGTCCTCGACGAGGCCACGTCGAATCTGGACTTGCTCTCGGAATCGGTGATCGAGCGGGCGCTGGATTCGGTGCTGGAGGGCCGGACAGCCATCCTCATCGCCCACAGGCTGGCCACCGCCATGCGGGCCGACCGGATCGCCGTAGTCGACGACGGCCGGATCGTCGAGCACGGAACCCACGATGACC contains the following coding sequences:
- a CDS encoding ABC transporter ATP-binding protein/permease gives rise to the protein MGGHHGFFTGPTSVQANAQAGLPFAEVPEELRSRIEEVLRHEPEHPEPVVAFSHHDWDRRPFGLRTFLAPHAGGLLMALLLVVVEAGLLHLGPLLTQIGIDQGVMPRDRGVLVTVALAYVGAVGLSTVASWLRTRFTGRLGERLVYELRLRVFSHFQRQSLDFFTGEKSGVLMTRMTSDIEALTTLMQEGLVNFAVQAMTLIVITVYLVILDPTLAVVCLLTVIPVNVVLTLWFRRVSLIGYLRVRDRIADVLANLSESLAGIRVIAAFNRRDHDVARHQRVIDDHLEANLYTGRAQALFGPGTESIGIATQAVVLLVGGRMALRGEVTIGELTAFLLFLTSFFAPVQTLVQLYNQYQQGSAAVVKLRDLLATEPTVAERADAVDLPPIRGDIHLDSVTFGYDPDHLVLREVDLHLSAGEVLAVVGPTGAGKSTIAKLIIRFHDPTFGHVTIDGHDLREVSIDSLRRQLGVVPQEPFLFNGTIRDNVAFARPTATREEVWEACRAVGLQGLVDRMPDGIDTPIHERGASLSAGERQLVALARAFLARPRVLVLDEATSNLDLLSESVIERALDSVLEGRTAILIAHRLATAMRADRIAVVDDGRIVEHGTHDDLVAYGGQYAAMVETWERHAEGVR